From the Nodularia sp. NIES-3585 genome, one window contains:
- a CDS encoding N-acetylmuramoyl-L-alanine amidase: MPPVENQLVQDLGRSSFGVYWNNLALTPPHSAPSVLLELGFMSNPEDFELAMVVQEQRRLARVLA; encoded by the coding sequence ATGCCACCTGTGGAGAATCAATTAGTGCAAGATTTAGGTAGGTCTTCTTTTGGGGTGTATTGGAATAATTTGGCGCTGACACCTCCCCATTCTGCGCCATCGGTTTTATTGGAGTTGGGTTTTATGAGTAACCCTGAAGATTTTGAGTTGGCGATGGTTGTTCAGGAACAAAGGAGGTTAGCGAGGGTTTTGGCTTAG
- a CDS encoding CTP synthase, giving the protein MTKFIFVTGGVVSSIGKGIVAASLGRLLKSRDYSVSILKLDPYINIDPGTMSPFQHGEVFVTADGAETDLDLGHYERFTDTSMSRLNSVTTGSIYQAVINKERRGDYNGGTVQVIPHITNEIKERILNVAQDTNPSVLITEIGGTVGDIESLPFLEAIRQLRKEVGRQNVLYMHVTLIPWIASAGEMKTKPTQHSVKELRSIGIQPDILVCRCDRSLPLGLKRKLSEFCDVPQECVITAQDASSIYEVPLIVEREGLAEQVLDLLQMEQRQPNLVQWQTMVERLYSPKYTVEIAIVGKYVRLSDAYLSVVEALRHAAISTYGDLRLRWVNSEDIENESPETYLAGVDGILVPGGFGVRGVDGKIAAIKYARDRQIPFLGLCLGMQCSVIEWARNVEGLIDANSSEFDSETKYPVINLLPEQQDVVDLGGTMRLGLYPCHLVPNTLAANLYQKEVVDERHRHRYEFNNTYRNMLLESGYVISGTSPDGRLVEIVEFPQHPFFLACQFHPEFHSRPSTPHPLFKGFMAAAINRTHPMSNLPTPVEVS; this is encoded by the coding sequence ATGACTAAATTTATCTTTGTAACTGGAGGTGTAGTTTCCAGTATTGGCAAGGGCATTGTAGCAGCAAGCCTGGGACGTTTACTCAAATCGCGGGATTATTCGGTGTCGATTTTGAAACTCGACCCTTATATTAATATCGATCCAGGGACAATGAGTCCTTTTCAGCATGGGGAGGTTTTTGTTACCGCAGATGGTGCGGAAACAGATTTGGACTTGGGACATTACGAACGCTTTACTGATACCTCAATGTCGCGGTTAAACAGTGTCACCACTGGCTCAATTTACCAAGCGGTAATTAATAAAGAGCGCCGCGGAGACTACAATGGTGGGACTGTACAGGTTATTCCGCATATTACCAACGAAATTAAAGAACGGATTCTGAATGTTGCCCAAGATACTAATCCCTCCGTCTTAATTACGGAAATCGGCGGCACGGTGGGCGATATTGAATCACTGCCGTTTTTGGAAGCTATTCGCCAGTTACGTAAGGAAGTGGGACGGCAAAATGTGTTGTATATGCACGTTACCCTCATACCGTGGATAGCTTCGGCTGGGGAAATGAAAACCAAGCCCACACAGCATTCTGTGAAGGAATTGAGATCCATTGGCATTCAACCAGATATTTTAGTCTGTCGGTGCGATCGCTCGTTGCCTCTGGGATTAAAACGCAAGTTATCAGAATTTTGCGATGTTCCGCAAGAATGTGTGATCACTGCCCAAGATGCCAGCAGTATTTATGAAGTACCGCTGATTGTAGAACGGGAAGGACTGGCAGAGCAAGTTTTAGATTTGCTGCAAATGGAACAACGCCAACCGAATTTGGTGCAGTGGCAAACAATGGTGGAACGCTTATACAGTCCTAAGTATACTGTAGAAATTGCCATTGTTGGGAAATATGTGCGATTAAGTGATGCTTATCTGTCTGTAGTCGAGGCGTTGCGTCACGCGGCGATTTCTACTTACGGCGATTTGCGTTTGCGGTGGGTGAACTCGGAAGATATCGAAAACGAATCACCCGAAACTTATTTGGCAGGTGTGGATGGTATTCTAGTCCCTGGCGGTTTTGGTGTGCGGGGAGTAGACGGCAAAATTGCGGCAATTAAATATGCACGCGATCGCCAAATCCCCTTCTTAGGTTTATGCTTAGGAATGCAATGTTCCGTGATTGAATGGGCTAGAAATGTAGAAGGATTAATTGATGCTAACAGTTCTGAATTTGATTCCGAAACCAAGTATCCAGTGATTAACCTGTTACCAGAACAGCAGGATGTAGTTGATTTAGGCGGAACCATGAGATTAGGACTTTATCCTTGTCATCTTGTTCCTAACACTCTGGCTGCCAATCTTTATCAAAAAGAAGTAGTAGACGAACGCCATCGGCACCGCTATGAATTCAACAATACTTACCGTAATATGTTGTTGGAATCTGGCTATGTCATCAGCGGAACTTCTCCCGATGGCCGCTTAGTAGAAATTGTCGAATTTCCCCAACATCCATTCTTCTTAGCTTGTCAATTTCATCCAGAGTTTCATTCGCGTCCTAGCACTCCTCATCCTTTATTTAAAGGGTTTATGGCAGCCGCAATTAATCGGACTCATCCCATGTCTAACTTACCAACACCTGTGGAGGTTTCTTAA
- a CDS encoding N-acetylmuramoyl-L-alanine amidase, whose protein sequence is MKKLLGLIILGFIVTSSVVALAVSSLLVVYPPNNHQTSAEKIFLIGTAPPDGQVLINGKPINRSQAGHFAPSFPLQLGENLFAVRHQNQELKIQVTRLATQPELPQGLAFAKDSLIPAADIARLPGELICFSAIAPPNASVSVNLANQTISLAPQPQQVRLPSNSAALTGSNQPTAQSTPGKYEGCTTVEQPSSLANHNNIISAGQSIDLGKPEFQLTLNGKTITQTGTGNIQILSPANLEVVEVVADAGVARTGPSTDYSRLTPLVKGTQASITGSEGEWLRLDYGGWINSRETRVLRGAIAPRTNIRSVGYRRLPSKTEIVFPLQVPVPVSVQQSDDNFTLTLYNTTAQTDTIRLDDDPLISRLDWQQVVPGQAQYTFKLKKPQQWGYKLRYDDTTLVLALRHPPTMGRERQKPLSGIKILLDPGHGGKESGAVGPNGYAEKEVNLVVSKLFRDELVKLGATVVMTRETDVEVSLGDRMAMIDREEPAIALSIHYNALPDSGDAENTKGIGTFWYHPQAHSLAIFMQNYLVKKLNRPSYGVFWNNLALTRPSAASSVLLELGFMINPQEFEWLTNSQEQKKLAKALANGVVEWFKTSQ, encoded by the coding sequence GTGAAAAAACTTCTAGGATTAATAATATTAGGGTTTATCGTTACCTCCTCTGTAGTAGCCTTGGCAGTATCATCACTTTTGGTTGTTTATCCCCCAAACAACCACCAGACAAGCGCAGAAAAAATCTTTTTGATTGGCACAGCGCCACCTGATGGACAGGTTCTCATCAATGGTAAGCCAATTAACCGCAGTCAAGCAGGTCATTTTGCTCCAAGTTTTCCTTTGCAGTTGGGAGAGAATCTCTTTGCTGTACGTCACCAAAATCAAGAACTAAAAATTCAAGTTACAAGGCTAGCAACACAGCCTGAGTTACCTCAAGGATTAGCCTTTGCCAAAGATTCTCTCATTCCAGCAGCCGACATAGCCAGACTACCGGGAGAATTAATTTGTTTTAGTGCGATCGCACCCCCTAATGCCAGTGTATCTGTCAATCTGGCAAATCAAACTATTTCTCTTGCACCCCAACCTCAGCAGGTAAGACTACCAAGTAATTCGGCTGCCCTCACCGGAAGTAACCAGCCTACTGCCCAGTCTACCCCAGGAAAGTATGAAGGTTGCACTACAGTTGAACAACCTAGTTCTCTTGCCAACCATAACAACATCATTTCTGCTGGTCAGAGTATAGATTTGGGGAAACCGGAATTTCAACTGACACTCAACGGGAAGACGATAACTCAAACAGGAACTGGCAATATTCAAATTCTCTCACCTGCAAACTTAGAAGTTGTCGAGGTGGTAGCAGATGCAGGAGTAGCGCGGACAGGCCCCAGTACCGATTATTCCCGACTCACCCCACTAGTCAAAGGAACACAGGCATCAATTACAGGTAGTGAAGGTGAATGGTTACGCCTCGATTATGGCGGTTGGATTAATAGTAGGGAAACTCGCGTTTTACGAGGTGCGATTGCGCCACGTACAAACATTCGCAGTGTCGGATATCGCCGACTTCCTAGTAAAACAGAAATAGTTTTTCCTCTACAAGTTCCTGTCCCCGTGAGCGTGCAACAGAGCGATGATAATTTCACTCTCACACTTTACAACACCACTGCCCAAACAGACACAATTCGCCTAGATGATGACCCTTTAATTTCTCGTCTAGATTGGCAGCAGGTGGTTCCCGGACAGGCTCAATACACCTTTAAACTCAAAAAGCCTCAACAGTGGGGATATAAGCTGAGATACGACGATACAACCCTGGTTTTAGCTTTGCGTCATCCACCGACAATGGGGAGAGAAAGACAAAAACCGCTATCTGGTATCAAGATTCTACTCGATCCAGGACATGGTGGCAAAGAATCAGGTGCAGTCGGTCCGAATGGATATGCAGAAAAAGAAGTCAATTTAGTTGTATCCAAGTTATTTCGCGATGAATTGGTGAAACTAGGGGCGACAGTAGTCATGACTAGGGAAACTGATGTTGAAGTTTCTCTAGGCGATCGCATGGCCATGATAGATCGAGAAGAACCCGCGATCGCACTTTCCATACATTACAATGCTTTACCCGATAGTGGTGATGCGGAGAATACCAAGGGAATTGGCACTTTCTGGTATCATCCCCAAGCTCACAGCCTCGCCATATTTATGCAAAATTATCTAGTGAAAAAGCTAAATAGACCATCCTACGGCGTATTTTGGAATAACCTAGCGCTCACACGTCCATCAGCTGCATCATCGGTTTTATTGGAATTAGGTTTTATGATTAACCCCCAAGAATTTGAATGGCTCACAAATTCCCAAGAACAGAAAAAATTAGCAAAAGCCTTGGCTAACGGCGTTGTAGAGTGGTTTAAAACTAGTCAGTAG
- a CDS encoding nuclear transport factor 2 family protein encodes MSNLVATSTKTQIIKSLFEALESGTNTPISSSEQYVSFLTETAQFRFGNLDALVGHKAIQESIVEFCQQVKSISHDIKRKWEIGDVVFLNMEVSYYRLDGINVKLPVMDFFQFKGDLIEEIQIFMDISPVFL; translated from the coding sequence ATGTCAAACTTAGTAGCAACATCAACTAAAACTCAAATTATTAAATCCCTATTTGAAGCCCTGGAATCTGGCACAAATACTCCCATCTCATCATCTGAACAATATGTGAGTTTTCTTACAGAAACTGCACAGTTTAGATTCGGCAACTTAGATGCTTTGGTTGGACATAAAGCGATTCAGGAATCTATAGTTGAGTTTTGCCAACAGGTCAAGAGTATATCTCACGACATCAAGCGAAAGTGGGAGATTGGCGATGTAGTTTTCCTGAATATGGAAGTTAGTTACTACCGTCTTGATGGTATTAACGTGAAACTTCCTGTAATGGATTTCTTTCAATTTAAAGGTGACTTAATTGAAGAGATCCAAATTTTCATGGATATCAGTCCAGTATTTCTGTGA
- a CDS encoding DUF6745 domain-containing protein, producing the protein MRNLMSKGRIPKKLLKQHSQASHEPISPETARKLILAHRAWDGMRVLGHLNLSGASDIYNLPENLTCESLDISDCVNLTTLPQGLHVTHGIELANSGIRSLPLGHGFILRWRGVRVTDDIAFASDSITGQDILNIENVELRRVLIEGLGYETLLQQVGGLVRDRDQDVGGERQLVYIPFEDDEPLMVLKVTCPSTGHIHVLRVPPHIRNCHQAAAWIAGFTNPDDYHPLIEA; encoded by the coding sequence ATGCGGAATTTGATGTCCAAGGGGCGCATCCCTAAAAAACTACTTAAACAGCACTCTCAAGCCAGCCATGAGCCTATATCGCCTGAAACGGCTAGAAAACTCATTTTGGCACATCGCGCCTGGGATGGGATGCGTGTTTTGGGTCATCTAAATTTAAGCGGCGCATCGGATATTTACAATTTACCGGAAAATCTCACCTGTGAAAGCCTCGATATCAGCGACTGTGTAAACTTAACGACACTTCCCCAAGGTCTACACGTGACTCATGGAATTGAGTTAGCTAATAGTGGAATTAGAAGTTTACCACTGGGACATGGTTTCATTTTACGTTGGCGAGGAGTCCGAGTCACAGATGACATTGCTTTTGCATCAGATTCCATTACAGGACAGGATATTCTTAATATCGAGAATGTAGAATTACGCCGTGTCCTGATTGAGGGTTTGGGATATGAAACATTATTGCAGCAAGTGGGGGGTTTGGTGCGCGATCGCGATCAAGATGTCGGCGGAGAACGTCAACTTGTATACATTCCCTTTGAAGACGACGAACCATTAATGGTTTTAAAAGTCACCTGTCCATCCACAGGACACATTCATGTTTTACGCGTTCCCCCTCATATCAGAAATTGTCATCAAGCCGCAGCTTGGATTGCAGGTTTTACTAACCCAGATGACTATCATCCTTTAATTGAAGCGTAA
- a CDS encoding efflux RND transporter periplasmic adaptor subunit codes for MRSCSITVMSLLLLASPVVVSAHPGHGDEFHSGSEAMPSETPIQVDTVTAQRLGIKVEPVQRQRLAISIKTTGQIETLPSNKVEITTPIPGVKVVELLVEPGASVKRGQPVAVLSSPDLVSLRVESQEKLAQGQADLQQAQADLNLAQQNYQRYQQIAAAEITQAETQVAFAEEKYDKDKQLAEDGALPQRTVLESQSQLAAAKAELAKANSRQDVIAAENQVKRAQSSVEVAKSRIKLSNTSYETRLQHLGIRGNERGLVTITSPITGKVADREVTLGQSFQDAGGKLMTIVNDNRVFATANIYEKDLAQVRNGQQVIVRFPAFSTRNFTGRIAVIGSVVAGDTRVVPVKATIDNPGEILKPGMFAELEVLTDQTSAAILAIPSSAIVEANGRQQVYLQNGNAYQPVEVTLGQISGDMVEVKTGLFEGDLIVTQRAPQLYAQSLLPGNQPTPFAQTTVPLEATTSNPTTPFWLLGIVGTALTTVAFLAGVFWSHRRSKSQLLLADNPEIETPITTPTQSP; via the coding sequence ATGCGTAGTTGCTCTATTACAGTTATGAGCCTGCTGTTATTGGCTAGTCCGGTAGTAGTTTCTGCTCACCCTGGACACGGAGACGAATTTCACAGTGGCAGTGAAGCCATGCCATCTGAGACTCCAATTCAAGTTGATACAGTCACAGCCCAAAGGCTGGGAATAAAAGTCGAACCAGTGCAACGCCAACGACTAGCTATTAGTATCAAAACAACTGGACAAATTGAGACTCTACCTAGCAACAAAGTAGAAATCACTACCCCCATTCCTGGTGTAAAAGTGGTGGAGTTATTAGTGGAACCCGGTGCATCAGTCAAACGAGGTCAGCCTGTTGCTGTCCTATCTAGTCCTGATTTAGTATCGCTGCGTGTGGAATCTCAGGAAAAACTGGCACAAGGTCAGGCTGATTTACAGCAGGCGCAAGCTGATTTAAATTTGGCACAACAAAATTATCAACGCTATCAGCAAATAGCCGCAGCTGAAATTACTCAAGCAGAAACTCAAGTAGCATTTGCCGAAGAAAAATACGACAAAGACAAACAGTTAGCAGAGGATGGGGCTTTACCACAACGTACTGTTCTAGAATCTCAAAGCCAACTAGCAGCAGCTAAGGCAGAACTAGCCAAAGCCAACAGCCGCCAAGATGTGATTGCAGCAGAAAATCAAGTTAAACGCGCTCAATCATCTGTCGAAGTAGCAAAATCTCGCATTAAATTAAGTAATACATCTTATGAAACTCGGCTGCAACATTTAGGTATCCGTGGTAACGAGCGGGGATTAGTCACTATCACATCTCCCATTACTGGCAAAGTTGCAGACCGAGAAGTTACCCTGGGGCAATCATTCCAAGACGCAGGGGGCAAATTGATGACGATTGTCAATGATAATCGGGTGTTTGCCACAGCGAATATTTATGAAAAAGATTTAGCGCAAGTGAGGAATGGGCAACAGGTAATAGTTAGATTTCCTGCTTTTTCTACCCGTAATTTCACAGGCAGAATCGCCGTAATTGGCTCAGTCGTAGCAGGTGATACGCGGGTGGTTCCAGTTAAGGCCACCATTGATAACCCAGGGGAAATATTAAAACCGGGGATGTTTGCCGAACTAGAAGTCTTAACAGACCAAACATCAGCAGCCATCTTAGCTATACCCAGTTCAGCCATAGTTGAGGCCAATGGTAGACAGCAAGTGTATTTGCAAAATGGGAACGCTTATCAACCAGTAGAAGTCACCTTGGGGCAAATCTCCGGTGACATGGTAGAAGTCAAAACAGGCTTATTCGAGGGAGATTTAATAGTTACACAGCGTGCGCCCCAACTCTATGCTCAATCCTTGCTCCCTGGAAATCAGCCAACACCATTCGCACAAACCACAGTCCCCTTGGAAGCAACAACATCCAATCCAACTACACCATTTTGGCTACTAGGAATTGTGGGAACCGCACTAACAACCGTGGCATTTCTCGCTGGTGTTTTCTGGTCTCATCGTCGCAGTAAATCACAACTATTACTAGCAGACAACCCAGAAATAGAAACTCCCATAACCACCCCTACCCAATCTCCATAA
- a CDS encoding alpha/beta fold hydrolase → MTSSLTDIKATLEAKFTHQYAFVNGIRLHYVIGGKGDAIVLLHGWPHTWYQWHKIMPALAEHYTVIAVDIRGFGDSSKPTTGYDSGTEAEDIYQLVHSLGFERVFLVGSDWGAPVNYAYASAHPEDVRRFVNLDATLPGFGWEDLAEYSSETSRQGGGIWHFNFNAVPDLPEALIAGKERIFISYFFNKYSYNPSGISEAEIDEYVRWYSSPGAVRSSLGLYRAIYESAQQNRENAKTKLKMPVLVLGGSHGLGDRPIKAMQAVAENVCGRVIEGCGHFIPEERPEYLIEQLLQFFGEDYKS, encoded by the coding sequence ATGACAAGTTCTTTAACAGATATCAAAGCTACTCTTGAAGCAAAATTTACCCATCAATATGCTTTTGTTAACGGCATACGTCTGCACTACGTCATCGGTGGTAAAGGCGATGCAATAGTTCTGCTGCATGGTTGGCCGCATACCTGGTATCAGTGGCATAAAATTATGCCAGCTTTAGCGGAACACTATACAGTGATTGCAGTTGATATCCGTGGTTTTGGTGACTCTTCTAAGCCCACTACTGGCTACGATAGCGGCACAGAAGCTGAAGATATTTACCAATTAGTCCATTCTCTCGGTTTCGAGCGGGTTTTCTTAGTTGGGTCTGATTGGGGCGCGCCAGTCAACTATGCCTATGCATCTGCTCATCCAGAAGATGTACGTAGATTTGTGAATCTTGATGCCACGCTTCCAGGGTTTGGCTGGGAAGACTTAGCTGAGTATTCCTCAGAAACTTCTCGACAAGGTGGCGGAATTTGGCATTTTAACTTTAATGCTGTACCTGACCTCCCAGAGGCACTGATTGCAGGTAAAGAAAGAATATTCATTTCCTATTTTTTCAATAAATATTCTTACAACCCCTCTGGAATCTCTGAGGCTGAAATCGACGAATATGTTCGTTGGTATTCTTCACCAGGAGCAGTACGTAGTTCTCTTGGACTTTACCGCGCTATTTACGAGTCGGCGCAACAAAATCGGGAAAATGCCAAGACAAAACTCAAAATGCCAGTACTAGTTTTAGGTGGCTCTCATGGTTTAGGCGATCGCCCAATTAAGGCGATGCAGGCTGTTGCTGAGAATGTTTGCGGTAGGGTTATTGAAGGCTGTGGACATTTTATTCCCGAAGAACGTCCAGAATACCTCATTGAACAACTGCTCCAGTTCTTTGGCGAGGATTACAAATCCTAA
- a CDS encoding SDR family NAD(P)-dependent oxidoreductase translates to MDLHLRNKRVLITGSSSGIGAVIAKTLAKEGAIVVIHGRKQEQANKVAQEITKDGGQAFVAVGDLATNKGANQVAEKILSTLDGVEILVNNAGSYEERSWTTSQPEEWAESYNNNVISMVRVIQLLVPRMKQLGWGRIIQIASGLATQPNAFLPDYQVTKAATVNLTVSLTKELSQTGITVNTVSPGLIATEGTKNIFHQIALSKEWGKEWVEIEKHAMQEYWPNPTGRLGRPEEIANMIAYLASPLADYVNGANIRVDGGGVGAIN, encoded by the coding sequence ATGGATTTACACTTACGTAATAAGCGAGTTCTGATTACTGGTAGCAGTAGTGGAATTGGTGCTGTGATTGCTAAAACTTTAGCAAAAGAAGGTGCTATCGTTGTTATACACGGACGAAAGCAAGAGCAAGCCAATAAAGTTGCTCAAGAAATTACTAAAGATGGCGGGCAAGCTTTTGTTGCTGTTGGAGATTTGGCAACCAATAAAGGAGCAAATCAAGTTGCTGAAAAAATACTATCAACTCTTGATGGTGTGGAAATTTTGGTCAATAATGCTGGCTCATACGAAGAACGGAGTTGGACCACTAGCCAACCAGAGGAATGGGCTGAAAGCTATAACAATAACGTGATTTCTATGGTGCGTGTGATTCAACTGCTTGTACCCCGAATGAAGCAGCTTGGTTGGGGACGTATCATCCAGATTGCTAGCGGATTAGCTACTCAGCCCAATGCTTTCTTACCTGACTATCAAGTTACAAAAGCCGCAACTGTGAATCTGACTGTGAGTCTTACGAAGGAGTTATCCCAAACAGGGATTACAGTCAACACAGTCAGTCCTGGCCTCATTGCGACTGAAGGAACAAAGAATATTTTTCATCAAATTGCTCTGAGCAAAGAATGGGGTAAAGAGTGGGTAGAAATCGAAAAGCACGCTATGCAAGAGTATTGGCCTAACCCAACTGGTCGTCTGGGACGGCCTGAAGAAATAGCAAATATGATCGCATACTTGGCTAGTCCACTTGCAGATTATGTTAACGGCGCAAATATTCGGGTGGACGGTGGAGGTGTAGGAGCAATTAACTAA
- a CDS encoding EthD domain-containing protein, producing the protein MTKLNCSADDQDVKIGLYILLKKRQEIDWETFYSYWKNVHGPVSARLPGQYQYWQYHLTYNLDNIWPGTDDIENKITEEEQLDGIAELIFISEDNFQTWVKAAAILDSDQQNFVSKAVIYMTNHGNSQTYLNRINNSSPIGKIDAIKFHVMLKKANAITVDEFRKYMVCQLAESFVKSDVVIKFRLHLLEEHNNSLPAAPGVSHYELLENQYQAGFEIAFKNSIDMATFFNSEAYTSVIKSYKKYIKKFVTFLEQGTYTFIDNGKLTLAGQRTSTVAELITNLGATNQTQDNILNLILGKG; encoded by the coding sequence ATGACAAAGCTCAATTGTTCGGCAGATGACCAAGATGTGAAAATAGGATTATATATACTTCTTAAAAAGAGGCAAGAAATAGATTGGGAAACATTCTATAGTTACTGGAAAAATGTTCACGGGCCAGTAAGTGCAAGGTTGCCAGGTCAATATCAGTACTGGCAGTATCACTTGACTTATAATTTGGATAATATTTGGCCTGGGACTGATGACATAGAAAACAAAATTACAGAAGAAGAACAGTTGGATGGAATAGCAGAGTTGATCTTTATCTCAGAAGATAATTTTCAAACCTGGGTTAAAGCTGCGGCTATTCTTGATTCTGACCAACAGAACTTTGTTAGTAAAGCTGTTATTTATATGACGAATCATGGTAACTCTCAAACATATCTTAACAGGATAAATAATAGTTCTCCAATTGGTAAAATAGATGCAATTAAATTCCACGTTATGCTCAAAAAAGCCAATGCCATAACTGTTGATGAGTTTCGGAAATATATGGTGTGTCAATTAGCTGAATCTTTTGTGAAAAGTGACGTGGTTATTAAGTTTAGATTGCATCTGCTTGAGGAACATAACAATTCACTTCCCGCCGCACCGGGGGTATCTCATTACGAACTATTAGAAAATCAATATCAAGCAGGATTTGAAATTGCTTTTAAAAATTCCATAGACATGGCAACTTTCTTTAATTCAGAAGCTTATACTTCTGTAATAAAAAGCTACAAAAAATATATAAAGAAATTTGTTACTTTTTTAGAACAGGGTACTTACACTTTTATCGATAACGGCAAGTTAACCCTAGCTGGACAAAGAACTTCTACAGTAGCGGAACTTATTACAAATCTGGGTGCAACCAATCAAACACAGGACAATATACTCAATCTTATCCTTGGCAAAGGATAA